Proteins from a genomic interval of Rhizobium rhododendri:
- a CDS encoding HD domain-containing protein — MAQGKTSTISEALFSKPEIDGVSIPDSALCRAVTEFVRDTETELLFNHSSRVYFFGAIAGQKRGLTVNRELLYAATMFHDVGLMPSHSSPHLRFEVDGANAARDFLTAHNVDPSDIEKVWTGIALHTTPGVPEFMHPVIALTTAGVEMDVLGLTYDQYADDIREAVVAAFPRKPAFKEDIIQAFYDGIKHKPDTTFGNVKADVIAGKEPHFCRGNFCSVIRCSGWNA, encoded by the coding sequence ATGGCACAAGGCAAAACGTCGACGATATCAGAAGCACTTTTCTCGAAGCCGGAGATCGACGGGGTCTCGATTCCCGACAGCGCGCTTTGCCGCGCCGTCACCGAGTTCGTCAGGGACACCGAGACCGAACTGTTGTTCAACCATTCAAGCCGCGTCTACTTCTTCGGCGCGATCGCCGGCCAAAAGCGCGGTCTCACAGTCAATCGCGAACTACTCTATGCCGCGACGATGTTCCACGACGTGGGTCTGATGCCATCGCACAGTAGCCCTCACCTACGGTTCGAAGTTGACGGTGCAAACGCTGCCCGCGATTTTCTGACGGCCCACAACGTCGATCCTTCCGATATCGAGAAGGTCTGGACTGGCATCGCCCTGCACACGACACCGGGCGTGCCCGAGTTCATGCACCCCGTCATTGCGCTGACTACGGCGGGTGTCGAGATGGACGTCCTCGGTCTGACCTACGACCAGTATGCCGACGACATCCGCGAAGCCGTAGTCGCCGCGTTTCCGCGCAAACCCGCCTTCAAGGAAGATATCATTCAGGCCTTCTACGACGGCATCAAACATAAACCCGATACGACTTTCGGCAACGTCAAGGCGGACGTCATTGCCGGCAAGGAGCCGCACTTCTGCCGCGGCAATTTCTGCTCCGTCATCCGGTGCTCAGGCTGGAATGCCTGA
- a CDS encoding alpha/beta fold hydrolase — MVSNVILVHGAWADGSCWNKVIPLLAATNRTVTAVQLPLTSFEQDVAAVRRAIALADGEVILVGHSYAGAVIGEAGNDPKVASLVYVDAFAPDGGESAGSLFAQFEAAPLNGEIRPDAEGFLKLTQVGISTLFAQDLDAAEQALLYATQGPVNGAALGGTLTQAAWRTRPTYYLIGDQDMAILPVEQERMAARMNATVAHVDASHVPMLSHPDVVANFILKAAA, encoded by the coding sequence ATGGTTTCCAACGTCATTCTGGTTCACGGCGCATGGGCAGACGGTTCTTGCTGGAACAAGGTCATCCCGCTGCTGGCAGCTACTAATCGCACGGTTACGGCCGTGCAGCTTCCGCTGACAAGCTTCGAACAAGACGTCGCAGCAGTCCGCCGTGCGATTGCACTGGCCGACGGCGAGGTCATACTGGTCGGCCATAGTTATGCCGGCGCAGTCATTGGCGAAGCCGGGAACGATCCGAAGGTGGCGAGCCTTGTCTACGTCGACGCATTCGCGCCCGACGGCGGGGAATCCGCCGGTTCGCTCTTCGCACAGTTCGAAGCAGCGCCGCTGAACGGTGAAATCCGTCCGGACGCGGAAGGCTTCCTGAAACTGACGCAAGTGGGCATTTCGACGCTCTTCGCACAGGACCTCGATGCCGCAGAGCAGGCGCTTCTATATGCCACCCAGGGACCGGTCAACGGTGCAGCGCTTGGCGGGACGCTGACCCAGGCCGCATGGCGCACCCGGCCGACCTACTACCTGATCGGCGACCAGGACATGGCCATCCTGCCCGTGGAACAGGAGCGAATGGCGGCCCGTATGAACGCCACTGTTGCCCATGTCGATGCCAGCCATGTGCCGATGCTTTCGCATCCGGACGTCGTGGCCAACTTCATCCTCAAGGCTGCCGCTTAA